The sequence below is a genomic window from Dyadobacter chenwenxiniae.
CTGCCTGAGCTTTCCGGATAGTTTCGATCGTGCCCGGCGCAATAGCGTAAACCTATTTATAGATTTCCAAAATCAAAAAGTGGATTTCGTTCAGGTTTACCTCAATGAAAGAGCAATTCAAATCCGTTTTGAAGATGGTAAGAAACTCGTTTTCAAGCTTTTTGGCAACCGGTCAAATTTGATTGCATTAAATGAAGAAGGCATAGCCACGCAGCTTTTTAACAACAAACTCCCTGCCGACAAATCGATCACTTCGGAATCCCTTAACCGCCAGATTGACCAGTCTTATGAGGCTTTTGTCCAAAATAAGGAGCGTTTCGAAGCTTTGTTTCCAACATTTGGGAAGCTTGTAAATGCCTACTTGGTGGAAAAAATAAGAGATTTAAATAATGCCTCAGAGAAGTGGGGCATCATTCAGCAAACATTAATTAAGCTGGATACGCCTCCCTATTATCTGACCAAAATCGAGCTCGTTCCGGCCCTTTCGCTTTTGCCTGTTGGCGAGATTATTACAGAATACAATGATCCTATTGAGGCCTTGAACGGGTTTTATTTAGCATACATCCGGCTCAGCGGCATTGACAAGGAGAAGGCTGAGATCATCCGCATGTTGAGAAAAAGACTCACGCAGACGGATCATTATCTCGAAAATACGTTTAAGAAACTCGTCGAGCTGGAAGAGGCTACCAAGAATGATGAGATTGGGAACATTATCATGGCCAATCTACATGCCATTCCCGAGCGGACTGAGAAAATAGAGCTTTTTGACTTTTACCGTGACCAGCCCATTGTTGTAAAATTAAAAAAGGATCTTACCGCACAGAAGAATGCAGAAGGTTATTACAGAAAGTCTAAAAACGAGAAAATCGAGTTGGGGAGATTAAATGATAGCCTTGCTGCGCGGGAAATTGAGCGTCAGAATTTGGCCAAACATTTGACGGCCATTGAATCGATTGAATCGTTGCGGGAGCTGAGAAGTTACATTAAAACGAACGGCCTCGATCATACCAAAGCCGTCGCCACAGCCACGGATCTTTTCAAAAAAGTAGAATTCATGGGTTACACCATTCTGATCGGGCGAAATGCCAAAAACAATGATGTTTTAACCAAACAATTTGCAACCAAAGACGATCTTTGGTTGCACGCAAAGGACGTTACGGGCTCGCATGTGGTGATCAAAAATCAGCCAGGACGCAATTTTCCGGCATTGGTTATCGAGCGGGCAGCGGAATTAGCGGCTTTTTATTCCAAAAGAAAAAACGATTCGCTGTGCCCGGTTATCTACACACCAAAGAAATTTGTCCGTAAACCAAAGGGTCTGCCGGAAGGGGCTGTGGTGATTGATAAGGAAAATGTTTTGATGGTGGCAGCGAAAGGTGAATAGCCGATTTATTCTGTTATAAATGAAGTTTTTAGTGCGTGAAACGTTTACATGTGCTTTGATAAGTCTGGCGATATGACGAACTTCGTATGAAAATAGAGAACAGGAATTTTTAGTGCAGAATGCTTGAAAGTCGTCGCTTTGTCATCATTGGTTTTTTTGCTTTAGTAGGTTTAATCTACTTATTACGACTTTTCTACTTGCAGGTTCTGGACGAAAGTTACTCCATCGAATCGTCCAGCAACTCCATTAAGCGTGTCATAGAAATCCCGTTTCGCGGGCAGATCTACGACCGCACCGGAAAGCTCATCGTTTATAATACACCCGTTTACGATTTATTGGTTACGCCTTACAAAGCGCGTGTGGATGATACGCTTCGTTTTTGCCAGGTTTTGGGTATTGAGCGCCGCGATTTTGACAGCTTAATGAACGCAGCGAGTGCATACAGCCGCGTAAAGCCATCCTTATTTCTCCGCCAGCTGTCCAAAGAGGATTTTGCCTCTATCCAGGACATTATGGTGGATTACTCGGGTTTTGAGTTTGCCAAAAGCTCCCTGCGCACATATACGGCGCCCACGCTCGCGAATACGCTCGGTTATGTGAGCGAGATTACAAGAGGTCAGCTGGAAAAGCAGGAAGAGCCTTATTACCGCCAGAGCGACTATATTGGCCAGAGCGGGATTGAAAAAATATATGAAAATGAACTGCGCGGGAAGCGCGGGACTAAGTTTGTCATGCAGAATGTGAGCGGCGTTTACAAAGGCCCCTGGAAAGGCGGTGAGTTGGATACAATGGCCGTTGCAGGTGCGAACCTTTATTCCGGAATTGACCTGGAAGTGCAGCAATATGCGGATAGTCTGATGGTTAATAAAGTGGGCAGCGTGGTGGCCATTGAGCCGAAAACGGGCCAGATCATTTCCATGGTTTCTGCACCCACTTATGATCCCAACATTCTGGCCAGTCGATATTTCTCCAAAAACTATGCTGCCCTGGCGCGAAATCCTTATAAGCCGCTCTTTAACAGACCGGTTATGGCGAGTTACAGGCCGGGATCTACATTTAAATTGATACAAGCTTTAATTGGTTTGCAGGAGGGCGTGATTACGCCGGAAAGCGGTTTTACGCATGCAAATTGTCCGGTTGGATGCCACAATCACCCGGCCACTGGAACCGTGGCTTTGGGGGTTATGCACTCGTGCAACCCGTATTTTTACAATGTTTTCAGGCGGATCATTTATAAAAACAACATTCAAAATACGTTCAAAGCTTCTGCGGTGGGTCTGGACGCGTGGCATGATGCGATCAGTAAATTCGGGATTGGACAAAGGTTGGGAATTGACCTACCGAGTGAATACAAAGGGAATTTGCCTAATAAAAAATACTATGACCGCTTCTATGGCGAATATCGCTGGAAGTTCTCCAACATTTATTCGCTAAGCATCGGCGAAGGCGAGTTGTTGATCACGCCGCTCAAAATGGCAAATGTGGCTGCGATCATTGCAAACAAAGGTTATTTCTACACGCCACACGTAATCCACGGTATTGGTGACGCCAAGAAAGTGAATCCCGATTTTTTGGTAAGGCACGACACAGGAGTCGAATCGCACAATTTTGATCCTGTTATTGAGGGAATGATCGGTGCGGTGGAAGGCGGAACGGCCCGCAGGTCGCGCGTGGAAGGCATTACCATTGCCGGAAAAACGGGAACTTCGCAGAACAAACGCGGGGACGACCATTCGATCTTCATCGCCTTCGCACCGGTTGAAAATCCCAAAATCGCTATTGCTGTTTTTGTAGAAAACGCAGGGGCAGGAGGCTCGGCCGCTGCCCCGATTGCCAACTTGATCATTGAAAAATATTTAACCAGAAAGATTACCAATAAGGCATTGGAAGAGCGGATGTTCAAGGCAGATTTGATGAGCAAAGTGATCTTGCCTGGACAGAAAAAGCCGATCTCCGCGGACTCGTTGAAGAAAAAGCTAATTTCTGCGGATTCATTGAAGAAAAAAGCGGTTTCGAAGCCGGTAACCCCACCTGAAAAACAATAACCCAACACACCAATGGCGGAAAATAAGCCCATAACAAAGAATGTAGACTGGATGGTGGTGCTCATTTACATCGCCTGTCTGGGGATTGGCTGGGTGAATATTTACGCTGCCGTTTACAACCCTGAAGTGAATATGAGCATGTTCGATTTGGGGAACAATGCCGGGAAGCAGCTGATGTGGATTGGAACAGCCGCTTTACTGATCATTTGCATCCTTGTGATTGATTATAAATTCTATGAGACCTTTTCCTTCATCATATATGCGGTCATTGTTTTCTTGCTGGTCGTCGTTTTATTCGCGGGATCGAACATTAATGGATCACGCTCGTGGATCAAGTTTGGGGCGTTTTCGTTGCAACCTGCGGAGTTTTCAAAGCTGGCAATCAGTCTCGCCATTTCCAAATATCTGAGTGATCCTGCAATCAGTCTTACGCGCAAGCTCAAAGATTATTATCCCATTATGGGGATCATTGCATTGCCCGCATTTCTCATTCTTTTATCCAACGAAACGGGTTCAATGCTCGTTTTTGCTTCATTTGCGATTGTGCTTTACCGCGAAGGAATGCCTGGATTTATTCCGGCAATCGGCATGGTAACGGCTGCTTTGCTGATCATTACATTGCTTTTTGTGAAGTGGTATATTGCCGGTGTGATCATTGTCATTGCGGGTCTGGCGATCTGGCTGATGCCCGTTATGACGCGTAGGCGGGGCGGACTTTGGGCAACGATCATTATTGCATTTGTGATGATCGGGATTGTGTTCGGGGTGGACTTTTTTATGAATAATGTGCTTCAAAAACACCAGAGGGGCCGTATTATGGTGCTTTTGGATCCTGATTCCGATCCGCGCGGAATTGGCTGGAATGTGATCCAGTCCAAGATTGCGATCGGCTCAGGCGGATTTGCAGGGAAGGGATTTTTGCAGGGGACGCAGACTAAATTTGATTTCGTGCCCGAACAAAGCACCGACTTTATATTTTGCACCGTAGGAGAGGAGCATGGTTTTATCGGCTCCGCTATCGTGGTTGTGCTCTTCGTTTCCCTGATAGCCAGGCTCGTTGTGCTCGCAGAACGACAGCGAAGCCGGTTTGCGCGGGTTTACGGTTACTGCGTAGCCGGAATTATCTTTTTCCACTTCATGGTCAACATTGGCATGACCATCGGTTTAATGCCCGTGATCGGGATTCCATTGCCATTTTTCAGTTACGGAGGTTCGTCCCTCTGGTCTTTTTCGATCTTGCTTTTCGTTTTCCTAAAAATCGACGCCCAGCGACCGTTTACGTTGTCGAGGGGCTGAGATGAATGATTGAATGAGTGAATGAAAAAAAACTATTCAGTCATTCAGTCATTCAAAATTTGCTTATTCAGTCATTCAATCATTCAATCATTCAAAATTCATTAAACCTTCCCAGCTGCCAGAATCAGCAAAACCCATCCGGCGATTAGTGCCAATCCGCCAATAGGTGCCGTTGCGCCGAATTTTGTGATGCCGGTAAAGCAAATGGCGTAAAGTGAACCTGAAAAAATGATCACACCGATCGCAAATGCATTGCCTGACCAACCCAGTAATTTAATGGCGTCCGTGCCGGCGCGTTGCATGAGCAATCCTACCAAAACCATGGCTATGGCGTGGTAAAACTGATATTTTACAGCTGTTTCAAAAGTGTCGCTCCGGCCGGAAGCTTCCAGCATTCCTTTCAATGCATGTGCACCGAACGCGCCTAACGCCACGGCTAGCGCACCCAAAATCCCACCGGCCTGAATCATGAATTTCATATTATTTATCAATTAAGGTAATGTGAATGCATTGCGGGAAATGTCCGTTTTACGGCTTGCATATTAGTATAGCCAGCATTTCGCAGTGCGGTAAAGTTATGCCCGGATTGAGCTGTAACCAACTCTTTGATTCAATTTTATTATCTTGCGTGGTTGTAAAAAAGGCGGGGAGATCGTAGCCGCCAATGTTGGATAAGAATTACGAAATGACTTTAAAAAGCTTTATAGCGCTCTGGACTCATCGTTATCATAAATATTCGCACATTAGCAAAGCCCATCTTCTTGGTTATCAGGCTTGGTTACATTTCAAAGGCGTAAAAAGTAAATTAAGGAAGGATCAAAAGCTAATCGCGATCATCCGCACGGAACATTTTGGGGACATCGTGGCAGCAGAACCGATCTCGCGTTATGTGCGCTCCCTGCACCTTAATGCGCACATTGTTTGGTTTGTTAAACCTTCGTTCGCTGAACTGGTTGCGCATAATCCTTCTATCGACGAGGTCTTTAAGGAATTTTGTGTGACAGAACGGAAGACGTTGCTGGATACGGGCGTTTTTGATGAGGTTATCCAGCTGCAATTCACCAACAATAACCATTGCCCCAAATGCCAGGTTTTTATTAATAATCCGGTTGCAACGCGGCGTAACATCAACATTTTCAATTATTTCAATTTTGGAAATTTGCTGGAAGTTTTCGCTCAGACAGGCGATCTGATTCCTGAAAAAGCTGCATTTCCTGCGGATGACCGTCCCCGACTTTATTTGCAGGAAAGTCACCGTCAAAAAGTGGATTCTTTGCATTTAAAAGAACCATTTATCGTGCTGCATTGCCAGTCCAATTACGCGCCGAAAGACTGGCCTGCCGAAAAATGGGAGCAGCTGGTGCAATGGCTGGCGGGTAATTATCCTTATCAGATCGTCGAAATTGGCCTGAAAAGCAATCTTTCGGTAACTGCGAAATCGTATCGCAACCTATGCGGTCAGCTGAGCATTTTGGAAACAGCCGAGGTAATCCGCCGTGCTTCCTATTTTATCGGATTGGACAGCGGTCCTTCGCATTTGGGCAATGCTTCGGGCACATTCGGAATGATTTTAATGGGTTCGCTGAATGATTTTCCAGAGTATAATCCCTATTCAGGAGGTTATGGAAGGCAGGAGAATGCGATTTTTGTACGTCAGAAAGGCCTTCCGTGCTCGCAGCTTTCGTTTGATTTTGTAAAGGACAAAGTCGCTGGCGTTATCCAGCTACCTTGACCCGAAAATATAGCTTCCAACCCGCACAAGCGTGCTGCCTTCCTCCATCGCGATCGAGTAGTCCGCGCTCATACCCATGGAAAGCTCCTGCATGCTGATCTGCTCGCTATTGTATTTTTTGAATGATTCGAACAAAGACTTCAACCCCCGGAATTCATTCCTGACCGCCTGCTCATCTGCCGTATTCGACGCCATTCCCATCAACCCCAATATGCGCACATTCTTCAATGTTTTCAATGCCGGGGTGGTCAGTATTTCAACAGCTTCTTCTTCCGACAATCCAAATTTTGTCTCTTCCTGCGCGATGAAAATTTGCAGCAGGCAATCGATTACGCGTTCATTTTTCGCAGCTTCTTTATTGATCTCCTTTAATAATTTGAAACTGTCAACAGAATGCACCAGTGTAACATACGGTGCCATATATTTGACCTTATTGGTCTGCAAATGGCCGATCATGTGCCATTCGATGTCCTTGGGAAGCGCCTCATGTTTGGCTGTCATCTCCTGCACCTTGTTCTCGCCAAAACGCTTGCAGCCAGCCTGATAAGCTTCCAGGAGAACTTCTACGGGCTTGGTTTTTGTTACCGCAATCAAACGGGTTTCCTGTTTTAATCCTTTTTCTATTTGTCCAATATTTTCAGCAATTGACGGCATTTGGGGAGACTAATTTTTTGAGTATTAAAGTATTAAACGGCAAATTTGCTTGTCGGCATCCAGAAATAGATGTTAACATATTTCAAAATTGAAAAAAACATAGTTCTTTTACCAACTAATTAAAAATATAACCTTCTGTATGGACTATAATCAGGAACAAAAGCAAGACAGGAAAACACTTTTATGGGCCGCTCTGGCCGTATTGCTATTGCTTAACTTGGTGCTTGTTTATTTTATCTATCATGAAAAACAGGAAAATCTCGCAAAAGACGACATTATAACGGCCAAGACAGAGGAAGTTCTTTTTATCAAAACCAAACTTGACTCTATTTCACAGGAGCTCGACATTAAAATTGCAGAAATTCAGAAGCTCGGGGGCAGTGTGGATTCATTGTTGGCAATGAAATCGCAGCTGGAAAAGGATAAGCTGGAATTAAAGAATATGAGCAATTATTCAGCGTCGGGTTACAACAAGAAGATCAAAGGATATGAAACTGTGCTGAATGAAAAAGACACAGAAATTGCTGAGCTAAAACAGGAACTGGGCATTGCGACTTCAAAAAACCAGGAACTGAACGAAAAAGTTACCGGGCTGGAATCGGAGAAGCAACTGCTGGCAGACTCCGTTACCAATTATTCGGTTCAAAACAGGGAGTTGGCTGAGAAAGTTACCATTGCATCAGCATTAAGAGCTGAAAACCTGACGGTTAATGCAGTTTCGGCAAAAGGCAAGGAACGTGAGGGCGGAAAATACAAAGCAAAACGCATTGATAAACTGCGGGTGAATTTTAGTTTGGCGCCGAATGCGGTTGCAAAACAGAATGAAAAGGAAATGTATTTGCGCATTCTGGATCCGGACGGCGCGGTCTTGTCGGATATGGCAACAGGGTCGGGATCATTCATGCATGATGGCAAGGAGTTGATTTACAGCTCACGTCAAACGGTTAATTTTACAAATAGCGGACAATCGGTTGACATCTTATACGGGCGTGGCGGCATTCCTTTGAAAGACGGCAAGTATGCGATTGAAGTGTACAGTGAAGGATTTAAAATTGGGCAGGGCGACTTCGAAGTGAGGTAATCAGGCTGAATAACTTGAATTTAAGTAAGATCGGGGCTTGGAATTGTAGATTTCAAGCCCTATTTTTGCACCCTCATTTTGGTATGATCCCAAAGTGAGGGTTTTTATTTTACATTATATAATTAATCAATTACCGTATGTCTAAGCAATATGAAACGGTGTTCATTCTAACTCCCATTTTGTCTGAGGCCCAGGCAAAGGACGCCGTTGAAAAATTCACGACAATCATCACCGCAAATGGTGGATCGATTGTACATGAAGAAAATTGGGGATTGCGCAAGCTGGCCTACCCCATCCAAAAGAAAAACTCAGGTTTCTATCATGTTGTAGAATACACAGCAAATGAAGGAAACGTGGTTGACGTTTTGGAAACCGAATTCCGTCGTGACGAGCGCATTTTGCGTTTTATGACCATCGCCCTGGATAAGCATTCCATTGCTTACAACGAGAAAAAACGCAAGGGTCTGGTTGGAAGAAAAAGAGAAGAATCAACTGAGTCTAAAACCGAAAACGCATAAGCTATGTCACTAGTAAACGAACCGGTTGAAAAAAACAATAACCGTAAGAAATATTGCCGTTTTAAGAAAGCAGGCATTAAATATATCGACTACAAGAATCCTGATTTCTTATTGAAACTGGTGAATGAGCAAGGTAAGATCTTGCCACGCCGCCTTACAGGAACGAGCTTGAAATATCAACGCAAAGTTTCTCAGGCAATTAAAAGAGCGCGTCACTTGGCTTTATTGCCTTTTGTTGCTGATCAATTGAAATAATATAGAAAGAGCTACAAACAATGGAAATCATACTAATAACTGATATAGCAGGTGTAGGTTATAAGAACGACATCGTGACTGTGAAAGCAGGTTACGGTCGTAATTACCTTATCCCTCAGGGTTATGCATTATTGGCTAACGCCTCTAACCGCAAAATCGTTACTGAAAACGTTCGCCAGGCTGCACACAAAGCTGAAAAGCTTAAAAAAGATGCGGAAGATATCGCAGCAGCCATCGGTGATCTTACAATTGATATCAAAACAGTGGTTGGAGAAAGCGGCCGTATCTTCGGACGTGTTACCAATACACAGGTTTCTGATATTCTTAAAGCAAAAGGTTTCAACATCGATCGCAAGAAAATTACTTTGGACGACGTAAAATCCATCGGAACTTACTCTGCAACAATCGATTTGCACAAAGAAGTGAAACACAAAATCGCGCTGAACGTTATCGCGCAGGAAGATTAATTGTTTCGCTAAGACATAAAAAAAGGCAGCCCCAAAAGGCTGCCTTTTTTATGTCTTAGCGAAAGCTATCAGCTATCAGCCATTCAAGTCTATCTCCCGAGAGCTTATTGCCGACAGCCGACAGCTGACTGCCGCCCGTCACTGTGCTGGAATCCGTAAAACCTGGCCTGGATAAATCTTGTCCGGATGAGTAAGCATTGGCTTGTTCGCTTCGAAAATGATGGGATACTTCATCATATCGCCATAGACTTCTTTTGCTATTTTTGAAAGCGTGTCGCCTTTTTCCACAGTGTGGTAAGTTGCTTCCGGTGCTGGAGTTGCCACTTTCAGGCGGTTGTCTACGACTTGTACGCCTTCTACGTTACCTACGGCAAGCGCTATTTTCTCGGCGTCTTCCTGATTGGACACTTCACCTTCAATGGTCACTGTATCGCCTGAAGTCTTAACCGTCAGATTGTTATACGCAAGTCCGAGCGCTTTAACGTGCGCCAGCAGCGCGCTGGCACGCAATGGTTCTGCCTCAGGTGCCGGAACGGCAGCTACATCTTCTTTTTTAAATACTTTTTCCCCTACGCCCTTTAAAAACGATAGTAAGCCCATGTTTAAGTTGTTTTAATGTGAGATTAACTGGGTAAGTGCAATTATTATACCAAAGTTTTTTACCTCAAATCGCTAAAAGAGGTGAGAACAACCTCATCTTTCAGGTGTGAGTTTGTACTTTTGCAACAGGTCAATCAAATGCTCGATATTCTGCCAATCAATGAATCGTAACGCATCGCTGGATAAATTAAGAAGTGAAGAGTTTGATATTTGTATCATTGGAGCGGGGGCAAGCGGGGCAGGTTGTGCGTTGGATGCCATTTTACGCGGATATAAAGTCGCTATCATTGATAAGAAAGATTTCGCTTCTGAAACCTCGTCCCGTTCCACCAAGCTGATACACGGCGGCGTGCGTTACCTGGAACAGGCCTTCAAAAAATTAGATTTTGCGCAGCTCAAACAAGTCCGCCACGGCTTGGAAGAGCGGCATACTGTTCTCAAAAACGCACCACACCTGGCGCGTCCGCTCGCGCTGATGACGCCGGTAAGTTCCTGGATTGAAGGGTTGTATTTCAAAATAGGATTGCAGCTCTACGATACATTTGCGACCAACGATTCACTTCCGAAAAGCAAATGGCTTTCCAAAAAGGAAGTTTTGGCTAAAATCCCGACGCTGAACAAAAAAAAGCTCCATAGTGGCGTGCTGTATTACGATGGGCAGCTGGACGACGCACGTTATTGTCTGGCACTGGTGCAATCGGCCTCGGAGGCGGGCGCCGCTGCTGCGAATTATCTCGATGTGACCGGTTTTACTAAAAATGACTCAGGGAAACTGGTTGGTGTTCAGGTGAAGGACATGCAGCTGGGATCTGAATTCATTATTAAATCGAAGCTGGTTATTAATTGCACGGGGCCGTTTTCAGACAAAATCCGGTTGCTGGCTAACCCTGCGTTGCCTGAGCGGCTTCGTCCTAGTAAGGGCGTTCATGTTGTACTGCCTTATGAGACGTTAAATAGTGAATATGCAATGCTTATTCCCAAAACCTCCGATGGCCGGGTGGTTTTTGCCATTCCTTTTGAGGGGGCAATGATGATCGGGACAACGGATACTGAATCGGATAGCATTGATTCTGAGGCTACTTTAAATGAGTCCGAGAAAAAATATCTTGTTGACACGCTAAATCCGTTTTTAGCAAATCCGATCAACATTACAACATTAAAAGCCGGTTTTGGCGGGTTGAGGCCCTTGCTTGCCGCAGATCCGTCCAAGTCAACAAAAAGCTTGGTAAGAGATCATGAGGTGGAGGTGGACCCGTCCAGCGGGCTGGTGAGTTTGCTGGGTGGGAAATGGACAACTTACCGTCTGATGGCGAAAGATACGATTGACGAGGCAGATGCCATTCTATTTAAACGAAATGAATGTTTGACTGCAAACTACGTGCTGGCTGGCGGCGAAAACTACGACTCTTCTTTATCTGAAAAACTGATTCCAAAATATGCATTGCCTGCCGATGTTGCAATACATCTGGTCAGAAAATATGGGTCGCGGGCTATATCGGTGGCAGATCTGACGGAACAAGACATTAGTTTAAAAGAGCGTTTAAGCGATTCTTATCCTTACATTAAGGCAGAGGTTGTCTATGCCGTTCGAAATGAAATGGTTATCACACCCCGGGACTTCCTGGCAAGACGGGTCAGGTTGGAAATTACAGATTGGCAGGAAACCTTAAATTGTCTGCCTGTTGTTGCTAGTCTGATGGCACGGGAATTGGGTTGGGATGAAAGTGAAACGCAGCGGCACATTGATGACTATGGCCTGCAACTCAAACAATTTATCACCGACGCCGGAGCCTAGCAACCAAATCACTTTAAACCAGGGATGTACATTACCGACTTAGCTTGTATCTCACCCCAGCGAACTTTTGATAACGCCTTTTTTGAAGGAGAGATAAAAGTGCACTTTGGCAATCGCTACGCGGCCGTCGAGCCCGGTTATGGAGAATTAATTCCAGCCGGCTTGCTGCGCAGAATGGGCAAGGCTGTGCGCATGGGCGTAGGAGCAGGGCTTCCTTTGATCCGTAAAACCCAAGTGGACGGAATAATTCTCGGAACCGCGAATGGAGGACTGGAGGACTGCCTGAAATTTCTAAACCAGATCGTAGACTACGATGAGGGCACATTAACACCAACCCATTTTGTACAGAGCACGCCTAATGCAGTGGCGGGAAATCTGGCCCTGATGAGCAAGGTGACCGGCTATAATACCACACATGTGCACA
It includes:
- a CDS encoding NFACT RNA binding domain-containing protein; translated protein: MHQNYYFLKQLAPALHQQLAGKTFIEAFSQEKDEIILVFDASVNDQNLVDPFFIKATLRSNFACLSFPDSFDRARRNSVNLFIDFQNQKVDFVQVYLNERAIQIRFEDGKKLVFKLFGNRSNLIALNEEGIATQLFNNKLPADKSITSESLNRQIDQSYEAFVQNKERFEALFPTFGKLVNAYLVEKIRDLNNASEKWGIIQQTLIKLDTPPYYLTKIELVPALSLLPVGEIITEYNDPIEALNGFYLAYIRLSGIDKEKAEIIRMLRKRLTQTDHYLENTFKKLVELEEATKNDEIGNIIMANLHAIPERTEKIELFDFYRDQPIVVKLKKDLTAQKNAEGYYRKSKNEKIELGRLNDSLAAREIERQNLAKHLTAIESIESLRELRSYIKTNGLDHTKAVATATDLFKKVEFMGYTILIGRNAKNNDVLTKQFATKDDLWLHAKDVTGSHVVIKNQPGRNFPALVIERAAELAAFYSKRKNDSLCPVIYTPKKFVRKPKGLPEGAVVIDKENVLMVAAKGE
- the mrdA gene encoding penicillin-binding protein 2 → MLESRRFVIIGFFALVGLIYLLRLFYLQVLDESYSIESSSNSIKRVIEIPFRGQIYDRTGKLIVYNTPVYDLLVTPYKARVDDTLRFCQVLGIERRDFDSLMNAASAYSRVKPSLFLRQLSKEDFASIQDIMVDYSGFEFAKSSLRTYTAPTLANTLGYVSEITRGQLEKQEEPYYRQSDYIGQSGIEKIYENELRGKRGTKFVMQNVSGVYKGPWKGGELDTMAVAGANLYSGIDLEVQQYADSLMVNKVGSVVAIEPKTGQIISMVSAPTYDPNILASRYFSKNYAALARNPYKPLFNRPVMASYRPGSTFKLIQALIGLQEGVITPESGFTHANCPVGCHNHPATGTVALGVMHSCNPYFYNVFRRIIYKNNIQNTFKASAVGLDAWHDAISKFGIGQRLGIDLPSEYKGNLPNKKYYDRFYGEYRWKFSNIYSLSIGEGELLITPLKMANVAAIIANKGYFYTPHVIHGIGDAKKVNPDFLVRHDTGVESHNFDPVIEGMIGAVEGGTARRSRVEGITIAGKTGTSQNKRGDDHSIFIAFAPVENPKIAIAVFVENAGAGGSAAAPIANLIIEKYLTRKITNKALEERMFKADLMSKVILPGQKKPISADSLKKKLISADSLKKKAVSKPVTPPEKQ
- the rodA gene encoding rod shape-determining protein RodA — protein: MAENKPITKNVDWMVVLIYIACLGIGWVNIYAAVYNPEVNMSMFDLGNNAGKQLMWIGTAALLIICILVIDYKFYETFSFIIYAVIVFLLVVVLFAGSNINGSRSWIKFGAFSLQPAEFSKLAISLAISKYLSDPAISLTRKLKDYYPIMGIIALPAFLILLSNETGSMLVFASFAIVLYREGMPGFIPAIGMVTAALLIITLLFVKWYIAGVIIVIAGLAIWLMPVMTRRRGGLWATIIIAFVMIGIVFGVDFFMNNVLQKHQRGRIMVLLDPDSDPRGIGWNVIQSKIAIGSGGFAGKGFLQGTQTKFDFVPEQSTDFIFCTVGEEHGFIGSAIVVVLFVSLIARLVVLAERQRSRFARVYGYCVAGIIFFHFMVNIGMTIGLMPVIGIPLPFFSYGGSSLWSFSILLFVFLKIDAQRPFTLSRG
- a CDS encoding DUF423 domain-containing protein, producing MKFMIQAGGILGALAVALGAFGAHALKGMLEASGRSDTFETAVKYQFYHAIAMVLVGLLMQRAGTDAIKLLGWSGNAFAIGVIIFSGSLYAICFTGITKFGATAPIGGLALIAGWVLLILAAGKV
- a CDS encoding glycosyltransferase family 9 protein, with protein sequence MTLKSFIALWTHRYHKYSHISKAHLLGYQAWLHFKGVKSKLRKDQKLIAIIRTEHFGDIVAAEPISRYVRSLHLNAHIVWFVKPSFAELVAHNPSIDEVFKEFCVTERKTLLDTGVFDEVIQLQFTNNNHCPKCQVFINNPVATRRNINIFNYFNFGNLLEVFAQTGDLIPEKAAFPADDRPRLYLQESHRQKVDSLHLKEPFIVLHCQSNYAPKDWPAEKWEQLVQWLAGNYPYQIVEIGLKSNLSVTAKSYRNLCGQLSILETAEVIRRASYFIGLDSGPSHLGNASGTFGMILMGSLNDFPEYNPYSGGYGRQENAIFVRQKGLPCSQLSFDFVKDKVAGVIQLP
- a CDS encoding YggS family pyridoxal phosphate-dependent enzyme; amino-acid sequence: MPSIAENIGQIEKGLKQETRLIAVTKTKPVEVLLEAYQAGCKRFGENKVQEMTAKHEALPKDIEWHMIGHLQTNKVKYMAPYVTLVHSVDSFKLLKEINKEAAKNERVIDCLLQIFIAQEETKFGLSEEEAVEILTTPALKTLKNVRILGLMGMASNTADEQAVRNEFRGLKSLFESFKKYNSEQISMQELSMGMSADYSIAMEEGSTLVRVGSYIFGSR
- the rpsF gene encoding 30S ribosomal protein S6, which translates into the protein MSKQYETVFILTPILSEAQAKDAVEKFTTIITANGGSIVHEENWGLRKLAYPIQKKNSGFYHVVEYTANEGNVVDVLETEFRRDERILRFMTIALDKHSIAYNEKKRKGLVGRKREESTESKTENA
- the rpsR gene encoding 30S ribosomal protein S18, which translates into the protein MSLVNEPVEKNNNRKKYCRFKKAGIKYIDYKNPDFLLKLVNEQGKILPRRLTGTSLKYQRKVSQAIKRARHLALLPFVADQLK
- the rplI gene encoding 50S ribosomal protein L9 produces the protein MEIILITDIAGVGYKNDIVTVKAGYGRNYLIPQGYALLANASNRKIVTENVRQAAHKAEKLKKDAEDIAAAIGDLTIDIKTVVGESGRIFGRVTNTQVSDILKAKGFNIDRKKITLDDVKSIGTYSATIDLHKEVKHKIALNVIAQED
- the lysM gene encoding peptidoglycan-binding protein LysM is translated as MGLLSFLKGVGEKVFKKEDVAAVPAPEAEPLRASALLAHVKALGLAYNNLTVKTSGDTVTIEGEVSNQEDAEKIALAVGNVEGVQVVDNRLKVATPAPEATYHTVEKGDTLSKIAKEVYGDMMKYPIIFEANKPMLTHPDKIYPGQVLRIPAQ